A window from Telopea speciosissima isolate NSW1024214 ecotype Mountain lineage chromosome 8, Tspe_v1, whole genome shotgun sequence encodes these proteins:
- the LOC122670915 gene encoding uncharacterized protein LOC122670915 gives MEVSTGDRCGIELDCLNSGGSQESHPQNNVVESPDSSVIGSLASGHQSHSMNALEILRETVRILRHNSAVFLAIAVFLICPVSALLLSNVLVDQSIVKRLNIRLLIVARSTGLPLKPFIKQSCQRLSEMALSAIFCFPMYITFSLLSKAAVVYSVDCTYSRKKFDVTKFFTIILKIWKRLVVTYIWACMAIVGCLALFLVLLVVVCNIFSIAGCSSDMIVYPAMMIGLVFSIVFANAIIICNLSIVISVLEDISGPEALLRSSILMQGQTQVGLLIFLGSTMGTTFVEGLFEHRVKTLSYGDGSSRIWEGPLLVVMHSFVVLIDSMMSAVFYFTCRSSSMDSSEGESKVLVEQ, from the coding sequence ATGGAAGTTTCTACTGGAGATCGTTGTGGAATCGAGTTGGATTGCCTGAACAGTGGAGGCTCTCAAGAGTCACATCCGCAGAACAATGTGGTGGAATCACCGGATTCTAGTGTCATTGGGAGTCTTGCTTCTGGCCACCAGTCGCATTCCATGAATGCACTGGAGATCTTGAGAGAAACTGTTAGAATCCTCCGGCACAATTCTGCGGTTTTCTTGGCGATTGCAGTGTTTCTTATTTGCCCTGTTTCTGCTCTACTCCTCTCCAATGTCCTGGTTGACCAGTCCATCGTAAAGAGACTGAATATAAGGCTTCTCATTGTGGCACGGTCTACTGGACTGCCTTTGAAGCCTTTTATCAAGCAATCCTGCCAACGTTTATCAGAGATGGCACTTTCAGCTATTTTCTGCTTCCCCATGTACATCACATTTTCATTATTATCCAAAGCTGCAGTAGTGTACTCGGTAGATTGCACCTACTCCAGAAAGAAGTTTGATGTGACAAAGTTCTTCACAATCATTCTCAAGATCTGGAAGCGTCTCGTTGTGACGTATATATGGGCATGTATGGCGATTGTTGGCTGCCTAGCCCTGTTCCTTGTTCTGCTTGTTGTTGTGTGTAACATTTTTTCTATAGCAGGATGCTCATCTGATATGATTGTCTACCCTGCAATGATGATTGGACTGGTATTCTCCATCGTTTTTGCCAATGCTATTATCATCTGTAACCTTTCTATTGTCATCTCTGTTTTGGAGGATATATCTGGCCCTGAGGCTTTGCTTAGATCTAGCATCCTAATGCAGGGCCAGACTCAGGTTGGTCTTCTGATATTTCTTGGATCAACAATGGGGACGACATTTGTGGAGGGTTTGTTTGAGCACAGAGTGAAGACTCTGAGCTATGGAGATGGATCCTCCAGGATATGGGAAGGACCTCTGCTAGTGGTTATGCATTCATTTGTGGTGCTTATTGATTCAATGATGAGTGCAGTTTTCTATTTCACTTGTAGGTCATCTAGCATGGACTCCTCGGAGGGAGAAAGCAAAGTCCTTGTAGAGCAGTAG
- the LOC122670917 gene encoding uncharacterized protein LOC122670917, whose translation MAAVPTLDFCGVLLESKKIVNAHSRHFLALSVLFLLPLTFSLIFFSTLRHAIIEPHRNPAETLLRYSPEQQFFLKTTVLSIIYGLTILTLSICALGTISYSVYHGFFGRPVKFASAIKSLSNSFVRLFVTFIFSQVIFLAITFAVVVGMLLVLKGIEFLGFHISPSSPYFVAVYTIGLVVLGFGLLYLQVNWALASVVVVVESSWGLEPLRRSAYLVKGMRRLATSLLLLFGLVFGITVWANWGFAVGSGGLRDWIFVAVTVVVSALIMLCVLHSFAANTVLYMYCKALRGELAGEIAEEFAREYVSLPFDAEKVPHIVYVAQP comes from the coding sequence ATGGCGGCGGTTCCAACTCTTGATTTCTGCGGAGTATTATTGGAATCGAAGAAGATCGTAAACGCCCATTCACGCCATTTCTTAGCCCTTTCAGTTctatttcttctccctcttaccttctctctcatcttcttctcaacCCTCCGACACGCCATTATCGAACCCCATCGAAATCCCGCTGAAACCCTACTCCGTTACAGTCCTGAACAACAATTCTTCTTAAAAACGACGGTTTTGTCAATAATCTACGGCCTAACGATCCTCACCTTATCTATCTGCGCCTTGGGAACCATTTCATACAGCGTATACCATGGATTCTTCGGTCGGCCTGTAAAATTCGCATCTGCTATCAAATCTCTTTCGAATTCTTTTGTTCGTCTCTTTGTGACGTTTATCTTCTCGCAAGTTATCTTCTTGGCGATCACTTTTGCCGTTGTTGTTGGCATGTTGTTGGTGCTTAAAGGGAttgaatttttagggtttcatatCTCGCCATCTTCGCCTTACTTTGTAGCTGTTTATACGATTGGCTtggtggttttgggttttggattgtTGTATTTACAGGTGAATTGGGCTTTGGCttctgtggtggtggtggtggaatcGAGTTGGGGACTGGAACCACTGAGGCGAAGTGCGTATCTGGTGAAGGGCATGAGAAGGCTTGCAACTTCTCTGTTGTTGTTATTCGGCTTGGTTTTCGGGATTACGGTGTGGGCTAACTGGGGATTCGCGGTGGGTTCGGGCGGTTTGAGGGATTGGATATTTGTCGCAGTGACCGTTGTTGTTTCTGCGTTGATAATGCTGTGCGTACTTCATAGTTTTGCTGCGAATACGGTGTTATACATGTACTGCAAGGCTTTACGCGGGGAACTTGCAGGGGAGATTGCAGAGGAGTTCGCTCGGGAATATGTCAGTTTACCCTTCGATGCAGAAAAGGTTCCTCATATCGTTTATGTTGCCCAGCCATGA
- the LOC122670811 gene encoding protein argonaute 7-like has product MEETEDSKANKNYTSEPWSCRGRTEPHHHHHQLPLLPHSFHNVYGYHNQYQKYPAFLPLPPPIPLQLPEVSPPTQIQNLRSQTHVQKSSWKQNKPVRTSSSVTQVPTSTIGHTVQEGFQQKQSIPDEGGKLAASQQALVAPKRPDSGGLEGSLIPLLANHFLVQFDSSQNIFHYDVEISPYPSKEVARMIKQRLIQDHSAAFSNAQPAFDGRKNLYSPVQFQKAKLEFYINLPVPTAKSIWPLIETSNTPEKPQQLKLFRVNIRLASKLNGKELSNYLSKEGEDWATLPQEYLHALDIVLRESPIEKCIPVGRSLYSSLMGGTEDIGGGAVGLRGFFQSVRPTQQGLTLNVDFSVTAFHESIGIIQYLQKRLEFLRDLSQRKTRGLVGEEKKEVEKALKNIRVFVCHRETDQRYRVHSLTNEATENLWFRDRDGKDLRLVDYFKDHYNHDIQFRNLPCLQISRSKPCYLPMELCVVCEGQKYLGKLSDDQTARIIKMGCQRPRERKAILDGVMGGTFGPTSGDHGREFKLHVSREMTKLNGRVLQPPKLKLGDNGLVTNLIPSRHDRQWNLLDSHVFQGTQIERWALISFGGTPNQRYTILRFIEQLSQRCEQLGIFLNKNTVISPQFEPIQVLNNVPLLESKLRKIYRASSKNLQLLICVMERKHKGYADLKRIAETGVGVVTQCCLYPNLAKLGSQFLANLALKINAKVGGCTVALYNSVPSLVPRLFDPNDPAIFMGADVTHPHPLDDSSPSIAAVVGSMNWPAPNKYISRMRSQTHRLEIIQELGEMVAELLEDFYQEVNKLPKRILFFRDGVSETQFYKVLQEELGAIRVACSRFPNYKPAITFMVVQKRHHTRIFPNRSDPSLTGGRVFDENVPPGTVVDTIITHPKEFDFYLCSHWGVKGTSRPIHYHVLWDENSFTSDELQKLVYDLCYTFVRCTKPVSLVPPAYYAHLAAYRGRLYLERSDSPSFAGTSAVLSRSAPPKATPLPKLNENVRKLMFYC; this is encoded by the exons ATGGAAGAAACAGAAGACTCCAAAGCTAACAAAAACTACACTTCAGAGCCATGGAGCTGCAGAGGGAGGACAgaacctcatcatcatcaccatcaacttccccttcttcctcattcttttcATAACGTGTATGGATACCATAACCAGTATCAAAAGTATCCAGCTTTTCTTCCTTTACCTCCACCAATACCTCTGCAACTACCTGAAGTTTCACCGCCAACCCAAATCCAGAATCTTAGATCACAAACCCATGTGCAGAAAAGTTCATGGAAGCAGAATAAGCCTGTCCGCACCAGCTCCTCTGTTACCCAGGTCCCAACCTCCACGATTGGACATA CAGTGCAAGAGGGGTTTCAACAGAAACAAAGCATACCAGACGAAGGGGGAAAGCTAGCTGCTTCTCAGCAGGCGCTTGTAGCACCGAAGAGACCAGATTCAGGTGGCCTAGAAGGTTCTTTAATCCCCCTCCTTGCTAACCATTTCCTTGTCCAATTCGATTCTTCCCAAAATATTTTCCATTATGATGTGGAGATCTCTCCATATCCTTCCAAGGAAGTCGCCCGAATGATCAAGCAGAGACTTATACAGGATCACTCAGCTGCATTCTCCAATGCCCAACCAGCCTTTGATGGCAGAAAGAACCTCTATAGCCCTGTTCAATTCCAGAAGGCCAAGCTTGAATTCTACATCAACCTCCCAGTACCCACCGCGAAATCGATTTGGCCATTGATTGAGACCAGTAATACACCAGAGAAGCCCCAACAACTTAAACTTTTCCGTGTAAACATCAGGCTTGCTTCAAAATTGAATGGGAAGGAATTGAGCAATTACTTGAGCAAGGAGGGTGAGGATTGGGCTACTCTTCCTCAGGAATATCTCCATGCATTGGATATTGTTCTCCGCGAGAGCCCAATTGAGAAATGTATACCAGTTGGGAGGTCCCTCTATTCAAGTTTAATGGGAGGAACTGAAGATATTGGAGGAGGAGCAGTTGGGTTAAGAGGGTTCTTCCAGAGTGTTAGACCAACTCAACAGGGTCTGACCCTCAATGTAGATTTCTCTGTGACAGCTTTCCATGAGAGTATTGGCATAATTCAGTATTTGCAGAAGCGGCTTGAGTTCCTAAGAGACCTCTCTCAGAGAAAAACTAGAGGTTTGGTtggggaagagaaaaaggaagtgGAGAAGGCCTTGAAGAACATCAGGGTATTTGTATGCCATAGAGAAACTGATCAGAGATACAGAGTGCATAGCTTAACCAATGAAGCAACTGAGAATCTCTGGTTTAGAGATAGGGATGGGAAGGATCTGAGATTAGTGGATTACTTTAAGGATCACTACAACCATGATATACAGTTCAGGAACTTGCCATGCTTGCAGATTAGCAGGAGCAAACCCTGTTATCTCCCTATGGAGCTCTGTGTAGTCTGTGAAGGCCAGAAATACCTCGGGAAGCTCTCTGATGATCAGACAGCAAGAATCATTAAGATGGGATGCCAGAGACCGAGAGAACGAAAAGCCATACTTGACGGGGTCATGGGAGGAACTTTTGGACCAACAAG CGGCGATCATGGAAGAGAATTCAAGCTCCATGTTTCAAGAGAAATGACCAAATTGAATGGTAGAGTTCTTCAACCTCCCAAATTGAAGCTTGGGGACAATGGCCTAGTAACAAATCTAATTCCTTCCCGCCATGACCGGCAGTGGAACCTTCTTGATAGCCATGTCTTTCAAGGTACTCAAATAGAAAGGTGGGCATTAATAAGTTTCGGGGGTACTCCCAATCAGAGGTATACCATTCTAAGATTCATAGAGCAACTGTCTCAAAGGTGTGAGCAATTAGGTATCTTTCTTAATAAGAATACAGTAATCAGCCCCCAGTTTGAACCAATCCAAGTTCTCAACAATGTCCCTTTATTGGAATCCAAGCTCAGAAAGATATACAGAGCTTCATCAAAGAACCTCCAATTGCTAATATGTGTAATGGAGAGAAAACACAAAGGCTATGCAGATTTAAAGCGAATAGCCGAGACTGGTGTAGGGGTTGTGACTCAATGTTGCTTGTACCCCAATCTTGCTAAGCTTGGTTCCCAATTTCTTGCAAACTTAGCTCTCAAAATCAATGCCAAGGTTGGGGGCTGTACAGTGGCTTTATACAATTCAGTACCTTCTCTAGTACCAAGGCTTTTTGATCCTAATGATCCTGCAATCTTTATGGGTGCTGATGTTACCCACCCACATCCACTTGATGATTCCAGTCCCTCCATTGCTGCTGTGGTGGGCAGCATGAACTGGCCTGCACCAAACAAGTACATTTCAAGGATGAGATCGCAAACCCATCGACTAGAAATTATCCAGGAACTTGGTGAAATGGTGGCAGAATTACTTGAAGATTTCTACCAGGAAGTGAACAAGCTCCCCAAGAGAATTCTCTTCTTCAGAGATGGGGTGAGCGAGACCCAGTTCTATAAGGTTCTTCAAGAGGAGTTAGGGGCCATTAGAGTAGCTTGTTCTAGGTTCCCCAATTACAAGCCTGCCATTACTTTCATGGTAGTTCAGAAGAGGCATCACACAAGAATTTTCCCAAACAGAAGTGACCCATCTTTAACCGGAGGCAGAGTCTTCGACGAGAACGTACCACCAGGGACTGTTGTGGATACCATAATCACCCACCCGAAGGAGTTCGATTTCTACCTTTGCAGCCATTGGGGGGTGAAGGGTACAAGCAGGCCAATACATTACCATGTCTTGTGGGATGAGAACAGTTTCACCTCTGATGAACTACAAAAGCTTGTATATGATCTCTGCTATACATTCGTGAGGTGCACCAAGCCAGTTTCTTTGGTTCCTCCAGCTTATTATGCCCACCTAGCAGCATACAGAGGTAGGCTTTACCTTGAGAGGTCAGACTCACCATCATTTGCTGGAACCAGTGCTGTACTCTCCAGATCTGCCCCTCCGAAGGCAACACCGTTGCCAAAACTAAATGAAAATGTTAGGAAGCTTATGTTCTATTGTTGA